Proteins from a single region of Fodinibius sp. Rm-B-1B1-1:
- a CDS encoding M48 family metalloprotease: protein MKKSLYRNFCLVLIISVVASACTVQKSPITGSKRAYGYSWEQEVQIGKESDQQIQQQYGVYNDDEVQQYVERIGQEVLEVSHMRREDTDPKYRETEFYFRVLNSPVVNAFALPGGYVYVTRGLLAHLKNEAQLAVVLGHEIAHVAARHASQRAFEQQIGQLALLGGAVAGEELLGVPGQSVLQLGSQAAQFMFLSYGRDDERESDQLGVEYAAMKNYEAADGAGFFVALERISDQSGQSIPTWQSSHPDPSERADRIPELANQWAEKGYQQNIENADAYMNIIDGIIFGDNPREGFSEEGVFYHPDLKFQFDYPDNWKIVNQPTLVAAVNEEQDAISLMEIDGEADSPESSVMNYVSQDGFTVQSQQSTRQNGLDGYQALATAKTEDGTTYRFLVYAVMYDGNIYRFTNYSLAEKFDGYRDNFEQTSYSFAALTDQDKLNREPVRLQTQKVDQSNALSSFVGNLPMDITVEDVAIINQVEADATVEQGSWIKIPRR from the coding sequence ATGAAGAAATCATTATATCGAAATTTTTGTCTTGTTCTGATTATTTCAGTAGTTGCTTCTGCTTGTACGGTTCAAAAAAGTCCCATTACCGGTTCTAAACGAGCGTATGGGTATAGTTGGGAACAGGAGGTGCAGATTGGGAAAGAGTCTGATCAACAAATTCAGCAGCAATATGGTGTGTACAACGATGATGAGGTACAACAGTATGTAGAACGCATTGGCCAGGAGGTGTTGGAAGTCAGCCATATGCGTCGCGAAGACACCGATCCCAAATACCGAGAAACGGAGTTCTATTTTAGAGTACTTAATAGTCCGGTAGTAAATGCTTTTGCACTGCCCGGCGGGTATGTTTATGTGACCCGTGGGTTGTTGGCCCATCTGAAGAATGAGGCGCAATTGGCTGTGGTATTGGGACACGAGATCGCCCACGTCGCTGCCCGACATGCATCACAACGTGCTTTTGAGCAACAAATAGGTCAACTTGCCTTACTTGGCGGTGCCGTGGCTGGTGAAGAGCTATTAGGCGTGCCGGGGCAAAGTGTGTTGCAACTTGGGAGCCAGGCTGCGCAATTTATGTTTTTGAGTTACGGTCGCGATGATGAGCGTGAATCTGACCAGCTGGGCGTAGAATATGCCGCGATGAAAAATTACGAAGCCGCCGATGGGGCTGGTTTTTTTGTAGCCCTGGAGCGTATTTCTGATCAATCCGGACAAAGTATTCCCACATGGCAATCCTCACATCCAGACCCTTCCGAACGCGCTGACAGGATCCCAGAACTTGCTAATCAGTGGGCTGAGAAGGGGTATCAGCAAAATATTGAAAATGCCGATGCGTATATGAATATAATTGATGGTATAATATTCGGAGATAATCCGCGTGAAGGTTTTTCAGAAGAAGGAGTATTTTATCATCCAGACTTGAAATTCCAGTTCGACTATCCCGATAATTGGAAAATTGTCAATCAGCCTACACTGGTTGCAGCAGTAAATGAAGAGCAGGATGCAATTTCGCTGATGGAAATTGATGGGGAAGCTGATTCGCCTGAGAGTTCCGTTATGAATTATGTGAGTCAGGATGGTTTTACTGTGCAGTCTCAACAATCTACCCGGCAAAATGGATTGGATGGTTATCAGGCGCTGGCAACGGCTAAAACAGAAGATGGAACTACATATCGTTTTTTGGTTTACGCGGTAATGTATGATGGCAATATCTATCGGTTTACCAATTATAGTTTGGCCGAAAAGTTTGATGGGTACCGCGACAATTTTGAGCAAACAAGCTATTCATTTGCAGCGCTTACCGATCAGGATAAGTTGAACCGTGAGCCTGTACGTTTGCAAACACAAAAAGTAGATCAGTCGAACGCTCTGTCATCATTTGTGGGTAATTTACCGATGGATATAACGGTTGAAGATGTGGCTATCATCAATCAGGTTGAGGCAGATGCTACGGTAGAACAGGGTAGTTGGATTAAGATACCCCGCCGGTAA